The following coding sequences lie in one Cannabis sativa cultivar Pink pepper isolate KNU-18-1 chromosome 5, ASM2916894v1, whole genome shotgun sequence genomic window:
- the LOC133038587 gene encoding uncharacterized protein LOC133038587, whose amino-acid sequence MGGLNRVYEFLNPGAIATDAGDESNRCQALVARMTRMTNSEKWLIAPYNNRKMFHWMLVVIQPSTQTVAYLDSGNDDIPDDLNFIISTSFTMYNRMVRRPDRPTQWMTPICPQQPDDKQCGYYVMKFIESFMVVEDPIQLLTRQDRFSTPYTNDEINIMRDRWIHYVKAEAERQQLPC is encoded by the exons ATGGGTGGGTTGAATCGAGTCTATGAATTTTTGAATCCGGGTGCGATTGCCACCGATGCAGGGGATGAGAGTAATCGTTGCCAAGCACTAGTCGCTCGAATGACTAGGATGACTAATTCAGAGAAATGGCTTATTGCCCCATATAATAATAG GAAGATGTTTCACTGGATGCTTGTAGTCATCCAGCCAAGTACGCAGACGGTGGCGTACTTGGATTCAGGCAACGACGACATCCCGGATGATTTGAACTTtattatatccac ATCGTTCACAATGTATAACCGAATGGTACGACGACCTGATCGACCTACCCAGTGGATGACTCCTATTTGTCCTCAACAACCTGATGACAAACAATGTGGATACTACGTCATGAAATTCATTGAAAGTTTCATGGTCGTAGAAGATCCAATACAATTGTTGACCCGACAAGATAGGTTCTCCACTCCGTACACTAATGATGAGATAAATATTATGCGTGATCGGTGGATTCATTATGTGAAAGCGGAAGCGGAGCGACAACAGTTACCGTGTTAG
- the LOC133037903 gene encoding uncharacterized protein LOC133037903 isoform X2, with protein MERGGDDEWSAWMDYDGDDGPSLPEGSSVDPEQPSVEEGSGDPEEQTQKNTRGRSKRNDITKMVSEGRKMEIEYNHYGQHWGTGGTAKVTRIGAWVRTNIPLRDITWPKVSQYLKNQLWEHIKVAFDVPDTDKRMTIAKGGDRWKDWKSTLTEGIFTFKDVAPHLLEKPPKLYEKIINLQEWREFVDSRLSPEFGVKRKRAQESRACNLYPHRTGRGGVRMIQEQMEKEVGHQITEFDRSEIWKRSRTKSNGEVEGPTAEVVKRIDELRKQVAEGLVQVEGKRDVLTMALGTDEHGGRVRAMGFGVTQTQYFNTPRPKRKNVDGSNQASSELERRVRETEERNRKLEDKVDELIRFISSQHSSVASGSGVGGASTEPPNVDIASEPVARPSSAANVYSAPDPIVQPSGDANIYSALYPIAQPSGANVYSPSPPRFREEIAPAAAPPPTGGSSEETLPCWMHCLLEPSGMVLKVASGHIVKEKYLKDGKFSINMEEYLHKDYRRVYIEEANMENALLPCPLVDDSLMTVGQAVNGHVAWPKDYLTAVGKYLTQPPTKKLQKQPVKKSSEDLLGPPTQPLKHPGRPSKAKVNAKYAQPRQTSSIIAFWNFVKRWPKSSMLQFQVQNELFGVADDSIWLAKSDIQELCTMQYLGAQQIGVWCKYDL; from the exons ATGGAACGAGGTGGGGACGATGAGTGGAGTGCATGGATGGATTATGATGGTGATGATGGTCCATCCTTGCCAGAAGGATCTAGTGTTGATCCTGAACAGCCATCTGTGGAAGAAGGTAGTGGTGATCCTGAAGAACAAACACAAAAAAATACTCGCGGGAGAAGCAAACGAAATGATATAACAAAAATGGTTAGCGAGGGAAGAAAGATGGAGATTGAGTACAATCACTACGGACAACACTGGGGAACGGGAGGGACGGCAAAAGTTACCCGAATTGGAGCATGGGTGCGAACTAATATTCCACTTAGAGACATTACGTGGCCTAAAGTGAGCCAGTACCTTAAAAACCAATTATGGGAACACATAAAG GTCGCGTTTGATGTACCAGACACAGATAAGAGGATGACAATTGCTAAAGGTGGAGATAGGTGGAAAGATTGGAAAAGTACCCTAACAGAAGgtatttttacattcaaagaTGTCGCTCCCCATCTTCTCGAGAAGCCCCCCAAActttatgaaaaaataattaatttgcaaGAATGGAGAGAGTTTGTGGACTCGAGATTAAGTCCAGAATTTGGTGTGAAGAGGAAGAGGGCCCAAGAGAGTAGGGCTTGTAATCTTTATCCCCATCGCACTGGACGAGGTGGTGTAAGGATGATTCAAGAACAGATGGAGAAAGAGGTCGGCCACCAAATTACTGAATTTGATAGATCTGAAATTTGGAAAAGATCTCGCACTAAGTCTAATGGCGAGGTGGAGGGCCCAACTGCAGAAGTCGTTAAACGGATT GATGAATTACGCAAGCAAGTGGCAGAGGGTCTTGTACAAGTGGAAGGTAAAAGAGATGTGCTGACCATGGCGCTCGGGACAGATGAGCATGGTGGTCGGGTTCGAGCCATGGGTTTCGGCGTCACCCAAACCCAATATTTCAACACACCACGCCCTAAAAGGAAAAATGTCGATGGGTCGAACCAGGCATCATCTGAATTGGAGAGACGCGTGCGTGAGACAGAGGAACGCAACAGAAAGTTGGAGGATAAAGTGGATGAGCTCATTCGTTTTATTAGTTCCCAGCATAGCAGCGTTGCATCTGGTTCCGGTGTTGGAGGAGCATCAACTGAACCACCGAACGTTGACATTGCCTCCGAACCAGTAGCACGACCGTCGAGTGCTGCCAATGTCTACTCTGCACCAGATCCCATAGTACAACCGTCAGGTGATGCCAATATCTACTCTGCACTGTATCCCATAGCACAACCGTCGGGTGCTAATGTCTACTCTCCATCACCCCCGCGTTTTCGAGAGGAAATTGCTCCAGCAGCAGCACCGCCACCTACTGGTGGTAGTTCGGAAGAG ACCTTACCATGTTGGATGCACTGTCTGTTGGAGCCTAGTGGGATGGTACTGAAGGTTGCTTCAGGCCACATTGTGAAGGAGAAATATTTGAAAGATGGAAAGTTTTCCATTAACATGGAAGAATACCTACACAAAGATTATCGTCGGGTATATATCGAAGAAGCCAATATGGAGAATGCACTGCTCCCGTGTCCCTTAGTCGACGATTCATTGATGACAGTAGGTCAAGCTGTAAATGGTCATGTGGCATGGCCAAAAGACTATCTTACAGCTGTTGGGAAATATTTG acACAACCACCCACCAAGAAACTTCAGAAGCAACCCGTGAAGAAAAGCTCTGAAGATTTACTCGGTCCTCCAACACAGCCTCTAAAACACCCTGGGAGGCCGAGTAAGGCAAAAGTTAATGCAAAGTATGCCCAACCACGCCAAACTTCTTCCATTATTGCATTTTGGAACTTCGTCAAAAGGTGGCCCAAGTCATCCATGCTCCAATTCCAAGTCCAGAATGAGCTATTTGGGGTCGCAGATGACTCTATTTGGCTTGCTAAGAGTGACATTCAAGAATTGTGCACCATGCAATACTTGGGAGCCCAACAAATAGGAGTTTGGTGCAAGTATGATTTATAA
- the LOC133038332 gene encoding uncharacterized protein LOC133038332 → MPTTVLAADDFLWWLWKHMEKEELLQFIGFSWLIWQRRNNFVFQQKHPADHLWLSWAVDFIAYQLEQQQQLPLLVHNKPSVSWQPPPSDFHLINTDASLKLGHLGCGLSAIIRNPAGDLVVAEVKYIHGCMTVPMAEAAAIHLGVQLAIRWSINKAWVGSDCITLIQAAANNSFPPTDWGQLMKDIINGKNHFKELNFIFYPRVCNKVANSLARWSLMTQKSITMTKMLPSCDAALLIADVPSVA, encoded by the coding sequence ATGCCTACAACGGTGTTAGCTGCTGATGACTTTCTCTGGTGGCTGTGGAAGCATATGGAAAAGGAAGAGCTTCTTCAGTTTATTGGTTTCTCTTGGTTGATTTGGCAGCGACGCAACAACTTTGTTTTTCAACAAAAACACCCCGCGGACCATCTGTGGCTATCATGGGCTGTGGATTTTATTGCTTATCAGCTTGAACAACAGCAGCAACTCCCTCTTCTTGTTCACAATAAGCCGTCTGTTTCATGGCAGCCCCCCCCATCTGATTTTCATCTAATTAATACTGATGCTTCTCTTAAATTGGGTCATTTGGGGTGCGGGCTAAGTGCAATTATTAGAAACCCAGCTGGTGATTTGGTGGTGGCTGAAGTTAAGTACATCCACGGCTGTATGACTGTTCCTATGGCTGAAGCTGCTGCAATTCATTTGGGAGTTCAGCTTGCTATTCGTTGGTCTATCAACAAAGCTTGGGTTGGTTCTGATTGCATCACTCTTATTCAAGCTGCTGCCAATAATTCATTTCCTCCTACTGATTGGGGGCAGCTTATGAAGGATATCATCAATGGGAAGAACCATTTCAAGGAgctgaattttattttttatcctaGAGTTTGTAATAAAGTTGCTAATAGTTTAGCTAGGTGGAGTCTAATGACTCAAAAGTCGATTACAATGACTAAAATGTTACCTTCTTGTGATGCTGCTTTATTAATAGCAGATGTGCCTAGTGTTGCTTAG
- the LOC133037903 gene encoding uncharacterized protein LOC133037903 isoform X1, which produces MQYEKIHACPNDCILYRKMFVDAIWCPTCGESRWQKKKNSDEVKVGVPAKVLWYLPPIPRLVRFFQNANHAKNLIWHASDRKVDGKMRHPADSPAWKSIDARWPEFGNEPRNIRLGLSADGINPHTSLSSKYSCWPVLLVMYNLPPWLVMKRKFTMLTLLISGPSQPGNDIDVYLAPLVDDLSRLWHEGVSAYDAFRKEEFNLKAILLWTINDFPAFGNLSGYSVKGYKACPICEERTCSMYLKHSKKMCYMGHRRFLPKEHVFRTWKKAFDGKQEFGLPPPPLLGEQVLEKLNKVQFHLGKRKANPKKRKGRREKSDVVANEPQGPWKKKSIFFELEYWKHLLIRHNLDVMHIEKNVSDSLLNTLFNIPGRSKDGIKSRLDLKELGIRSNLHPQVVGRRTFLPPACHALTKAEKQSLCGSISQVKVPEGYSSNVSDWVDMKKLILSGLKSHDHHILIQHILPVIIRSVLPKKVRYAITRLCLFFKSLCCKVVDVPKLQNLKIEIIEVLCYLEQFFPPSFFDIMVHLTVHLVREVKLCGPVYLRWMYPFERYMKILKGYVRNRSRPEGCIVESYIVEETIEFCSDYLSEVTTVGSRSTRVDREISRGGRGFSVCGVSRADCEEAHRLVLQNTDVVQPYIEEHFNWIKTTNPTKARNQKWVQDEHYRNFSTWLKNKVYAEMCESPCSVSNTLLCISRGPSCDVLKFPSYYINSTQFCTQARDKSRKTQNSGVMIVAKAFQISSSKDKNPIECDMSFYGVIQEIWELDYSSFRIPVFLCDWVRSDNGVKDDEFGFKLVDLNRIGHKSDRFIMASQASQVFYMSDPLDARWSVVLTTQPKDYDNQECNGDDLMLSEQIHQITPPPVDVTVGDDIISSRDDGEGLWLNESINT; this is translated from the exons ATGCAATATGAAAAAATACATGCATGTCCTAACGATTGCATCCTATACCGTAAGATGTTTGTGGATGCAATATGGTGTCCCACTTGTGGTGAGTCTAGgtggcaaaaaaaaaagaattctgACGAGGTAAAGGTTGGTGTCCCTGCAAAAGTATTATGGTACTTACCCCCAATACCTCGTTTGGTTCGGTTTTTTCAAAATGCCAATCAtgcaaaaaatttaatttggcATGCCAGCGATAGAAAAGTAGATGGTAAGATGAGACATCCAGCTGACTCACCCGCTTGGAAATCAATCGATGCTAGGTGGCCTGAATTTGGCAATGAACCTAGGAATATCCGTCTTGGTCTTTCTGCCGACGGAATCAATCCACATACCAGCCTTAGCAGTAAGTATAGTTGCTGGCCAGTTTTGCTTGTGATGTATAACTTGCCGCCTTGGTTGGTAATGAAGAGGAAGTTCACTATGCTTACACTGTTGATATCAGGCCCTTCACAGCCTGGTAATGACATTGATGTGTACTTAGCCCCTCTAGTTGATGACTTGAGTCGATTGTGGCATGAGGGTGTTTCTGCTTACGATGCCTTTAGGAAAGAAGAGTTCAATCTTAAAGCCATATTACTGTGGACCATTAATGATTTTCCAGCTTTCGGAAATCTTTCTGGATACAGTGTGAAAGGGTACAAAGCATGTCCTATTTGTGAGGAGAGAACATGTTCTATGTATTTAAAACACTCGAAGAAGATGTGTTACATGGGACACCGAAGGTTTTTGCCAAAAGAACATGTGTTTCGCACTTGGAAGAAAGCATTTGACGGTAAGCAAGAATTTGGATTGCCACCGCCACCTTTGCTAGGGGAACAAGTGTTAGAAAAGTTGAATAAAGTTCAATTCCACCTTGGAAAGCGAAAAGCAAatccaaagaaaagaaaaggtcgTCGTGAGAAAAGTGACGTTGTTGCAAATGAACCTCAAGGGCCATGGAAGAAGAAGTCAATATTTTTTGAGCTCGAGTATTGGAAGCATTTGTTGATACGTCATAATCTAGATGTGATGCACATCGAGAAAAATGTGTCAGACAGCTTGCTTAATACCTTGTTCAATATTCCTGGGCGTAGCAAAGATGGAATCAAATCCCGCTTAGATTTGAAAGAGTTAGGGATTCGTTCCAATTTACACCCACAAGTTGTTGGTCGACGAACGTTCTTACCACCAGCTTGTCATGCTCTAACTAAAGCAGAAAAACAATCTTTGTGCGGTTCTATCTCCCAGGTGAAAGTACCTGAAGGGTACTCCTCAAATGTCTCTGATTGGGTAgatatgaaaaaattaattttgagtgGTCTGAAATCTCACGATCATCATATATTGATTCAACATATTCTACCAGTGATTATCCGTTCTGTGTTGCCAAAGAAAGTTAGATATGCAATTACGAGATTGTGTTTGTTCTTCAAATCTCTTTGCTGTAAAGTGGTTGATGTGCCTAAGTTACAGAATCTCAAGATAGAAATTATAGAAGTTTTGTGTTACTTGGAACAATTTTTCCCGCCTTCCTTTTTCGACATAATGGTCCACCTAACAGTGCATTTGGTCAGAGAAGTAAAGTTATGTGGACCTGTGTACTTGAGATGGATGTACCCATTCGAACGATACATGAAAATCTTGAAGGGTTATGTCAGAAATAGAAGTAGGCCTGAGGGTTGTATTGTTGAATCATACATCGTTGAAGAGACGATTGAATTCTGCTCAGACTACTTGTCAGAGGTTACCACTGTTGGCTCTCGCTCTACTCGGGTCGATAGGGAAATAAGCAGAGGGGGTAGGGGTTTTTCTGTTTGTGGTGTGAGTCGAGCTGATTGTGAAGAAGCGCACCGGCTTGTGTTGCAAAATACTGATGTTGTCCAACCGTACATTGA GGAACATTTTAATTGGATCAAGACTACTAATCCGACTAAGGCACGAAATCAAAAATGGGTACAAGATGAACATTATCGAAATTTCAGTACATGGTTAAAAAACAAG GTATATGCAGAAATGTGTGAATCTCCGTGTAGTGTGTCCAACACACTACTTTGCATATCACGAGGTCCTTCGTGTGATGTACTCAAGTTCCCATCGTACTATATAAATAGTACTCAATTTTGCACCCAAGCCcgtgataaatctagaaaaacTCAAAATAGCGGTGTCATGATTGTTGCTAAGGCTTTCCAAATATCTAGTTCAAAAGACAAAAACCCTATTGAATGTGACATGTCTTTTTACGGTGTAATTCAAGAAATTTGGGAATTAGATTACAGTAGTTTTCGAATCCCTGTTTTTCTTTGTGATTGGGTTAGGAGTGATAATGGGGTCAAAGACGATGAATTTGGATTCAAGTTGGTGGACTTGAACCGAATCGGACACAAGTCCGATAGGTTTATAATGGCGTCCCAAGCAAGTCAAGTGTTTTACATGAGTGATCCATTAGATGCACGCTGGTCAGTTGTCTTGACGACACAACCAAAAGATTATGATAATCAAGAGTGTAATGGCGATGATCTCATGCTTAGTGAGCAAATTCATCAAATCACCCCACCACCTGTTGATGTCACCGTTGGGGACGATATCATATCATCTCGTGATGATGGTGAAGGATTATGGTTGAACGAATCTATCAACACATGA